A region of Halalkaliarchaeum desulfuricum DNA encodes the following proteins:
- a CDS encoding DMT family transporter produces MTSPFRNAILFVVLAAVWGSAFTAIKAGLDFFPPVLFAAFRYDLAGLLMLGYAVYATDRWRPRDRDEWLLVGIGGAFLIAAYHAFLFVGQQGTTSAAAAVIVSLSPILTTGFARGLLPDERLAVLGIIGLLVGFLGVVILSNPDPNNLLDTRTVSMFLIFLAAASFALGSVLTRRLDTGLPIETMEAWSMLLGALLMHGVSVALAESVADVEWTLEAMVALLYLVVVASAAGFLIYFDLLERLGPIEINLVSYAAPVAAAVTGLVFLGEVPTIHTWVGFLFILTGFLLIKRNAVRAELVRL; encoded by the coding sequence GTGACGTCGCCGTTCAGGAACGCGATCCTGTTCGTCGTTCTCGCCGCCGTCTGGGGGAGCGCGTTCACCGCGATCAAGGCCGGGCTGGATTTTTTCCCCCCGGTTCTGTTCGCGGCGTTCAGGTACGACCTGGCCGGCCTGTTGATGCTCGGCTATGCGGTGTACGCCACCGACCGGTGGCGCCCCCGGGATCGAGACGAGTGGTTGCTCGTCGGTATCGGCGGGGCGTTCCTGATCGCCGCCTACCACGCGTTTCTCTTCGTCGGACAGCAGGGAACCACGAGCGCAGCCGCGGCAGTGATCGTCAGCCTCTCGCCGATCCTGACGACGGGGTTCGCTCGCGGACTGCTTCCCGACGAACGGCTCGCAGTCCTTGGAATCATCGGCCTCCTGGTCGGGTTCCTGGGCGTGGTTATCTTGAGCAACCCCGATCCGAACAACTTGCTGGACACCCGGACGGTGTCGATGTTCCTGATCTTCCTTGCGGCGGCGTCGTTCGCACTCGGGAGCGTGCTGACCCGGCGGCTCGACACCGGGCTCCCGATCGAGACGATGGAGGCGTGGTCGATGCTGCTCGGGGCGCTCTTGATGCACGGGGTGAGCGTCGCGCTGGCTGAATCCGTGGCAGATGTGGAATGGACGCTGGAGGCGATGGTGGCACTGTTGTATCTCGTGGTCGTCGCCAGCGCCGCCGGCTTCCTGATCTACTTCGATCTCCTCGAGCGGCTCGGCCCGATCGAGATCAACCTCGTCTCCTACGCCGCCCCGGTCGCGGCGGCGGTCACCGGGCTCGTCTTCCTTGGAGAAGTGCCGACGATCCACACCTGGGTCGGCTTCCTGTTCATCCTGACGGGGTTCCTCCTTATAAAACGGAACGCGGTTCGGGCGGAACTCGTCCGGCTGTGA
- a CDS encoding electron transfer flavoprotein subunit beta/FixA family protein, whose protein sequence is MSNDWTIVVGVKQVPDSDEVTIDPDTGRLDRANAPAVLNTPDRNALEAALALRDEVGGEVIAISMGPPNAAEVLEESVAMGCDDAALITDRAFAGSDTWPTSYTLAEAVKYFDADVVVCGEETTDSSTGQVPPGIAAHNGWAQLTYVEELEPRPEENQLIAVRDVEGGHERVAADLPVVVAFAFGENEPRPASLHRKIYAENDFEPMELTAEDLGIDEDDVGLDASPTQVGGMDTVSPVDRKEQIVETPEELIEALAETEVFS, encoded by the coding sequence ATGAGTAATGATTGGACAATCGTAGTGGGAGTCAAACAGGTTCCCGACTCCGACGAGGTAACGATCGATCCGGATACGGGTCGGCTCGACAGGGCAAACGCCCCTGCCGTGTTGAACACTCCGGATCGAAACGCGCTCGAGGCGGCGCTTGCGCTCCGCGACGAGGTCGGCGGGGAAGTGATCGCGATTTCGATGGGGCCACCGAACGCCGCGGAGGTGCTCGAGGAATCCGTCGCCATGGGGTGTGACGACGCGGCCCTGATCACCGACCGGGCGTTCGCTGGCAGCGACACCTGGCCGACCAGCTACACGCTGGCGGAGGCGGTCAAGTACTTCGACGCCGACGTGGTCGTCTGCGGCGAAGAGACCACCGACTCCTCGACGGGACAGGTTCCGCCGGGGATCGCCGCCCACAACGGCTGGGCACAGCTCACCTACGTCGAGGAACTGGAGCCCCGGCCCGAGGAGAACCAGTTGATTGCGGTCCGCGACGTCGAGGGGGGCCACGAGCGCGTCGCCGCCGACCTCCCGGTGGTCGTCGCGTTCGCGTTCGGCGAAAACGAACCACGGCCGGCCAGCCTCCATCGGAAGATCTACGCGGAAAACGACTTCGAACCGATGGAGTTGACCGCCGAGGACCTCGGCATCGACGAGGACGACGTGGGGCTCGACGCCTCCCCGACCCAGGTCGGCGGCATGGACACTGTCTCCCCGGTCGATCGGAAAGAACAGATCGTCGAAACGCCCGAAGAGCTCATCGAGGCGCTCGCCGAAACGGAGGTGTTCTCATGA
- a CDS encoding ferredoxin family protein has translation MSANTDTADETGPDLSPESFGVENESMEDKLYTVKYEDSGESHLDVKVPGICEERCVNDDCVNVCPADVWQRDDNGVPHIYYENCLECGSCRWGCRHGNVVWTYPERGAGVTYKKG, from the coding sequence ATGAGTGCAAACACAGACACGGCCGACGAGACCGGACCGGACCTCTCTCCGGAGTCGTTCGGAGTAGAGAACGAATCGATGGAAGACAAGCTGTACACCGTCAAGTACGAGGACTCCGGCGAGTCCCACCTCGACGTCAAGGTGCCGGGCATCTGCGAGGAGCGGTGTGTGAACGACGACTGCGTGAACGTCTGTCCGGCCGACGTCTGGCAGCGGGACGACAACGGCGTGCCCCACATCTACTACGAGAACTGCCTGGAGTGTGGCAGCTGTCGGTGGGGCTGTCGCCACGGCAACGTCGTGTGGACCTACCCCGAACGCGGTGCCGGCGTGACCTACAAGAAGGGCTAG
- a CDS encoding FAD-dependent oxidoreductase, producing MSDRTEPIENPNYDDAFDVIVVGAGLAGCAAATKLAQEDLDVLMIERGRFPGAKNVFGGVMYTPTVREMVDLSDAPLERYVAERRFSMLSERDETAVSLRPGQWHEPPHNDSYTVLRGEFDEWFAEQAVEEGATLITQTTVTDLIKENGQVVGVETDRPDGRIRAPYVVLAEGGNSLVSEAGDLRSVERAENIAVGVKEVLEFPEGENVIEDRFRLYDDAGASYHYFGEGAVGDAFGGGFIYTNDDTVSVGLAYRLSDARGSQPKPEQTLNAFKSHPAVAPLLRNARTVEYTAKTIPEGGPEAVPELVHDGAVLVGDTAGLVLNNGVHLEGTNMAVESGYLAAKAIASAADRDRTDAAALRSYPEELEESFVMQNLERYEWMIDRVKEDKELLFETLPQAVADASTEYFRMDRQTKEKHADEAKDRLLEAVGGWTGAAKLAYRYNKMIR from the coding sequence ATGAGCGACAGGACAGAGCCGATCGAGAACCCGAACTACGACGACGCGTTCGACGTTATCGTGGTCGGCGCCGGCCTCGCCGGCTGTGCGGCGGCAACGAAGCTCGCACAGGAGGACCTGGACGTCTTGATGATCGAGCGTGGTCGCTTCCCGGGCGCGAAGAACGTCTTCGGCGGCGTGATGTACACGCCAACCGTCCGCGAGATGGTCGACCTCTCGGATGCGCCCCTGGAGCGGTACGTCGCCGAACGGCGGTTCAGCATGCTCTCCGAGCGCGACGAGACCGCCGTCTCCCTGCGACCGGGACAGTGGCACGAGCCGCCGCACAACGACTCCTACACAGTACTGCGGGGAGAGTTCGACGAGTGGTTCGCCGAGCAGGCCGTCGAGGAGGGGGCGACCCTCATCACCCAGACGACGGTTACTGACCTCATCAAGGAGAACGGCCAGGTCGTCGGCGTCGAGACTGACCGTCCCGACGGACGGATCCGCGCACCGTACGTTGTTCTCGCGGAAGGGGGCAATTCCCTGGTAAGCGAGGCAGGTGATCTCCGGTCGGTCGAGCGCGCGGAGAACATCGCGGTCGGCGTCAAGGAAGTGCTGGAGTTCCCGGAGGGCGAGAACGTCATCGAGGACCGATTCCGGCTGTACGACGACGCCGGCGCCTCCTATCACTACTTCGGCGAGGGCGCCGTCGGCGACGCGTTCGGTGGCGGCTTCATCTACACGAACGACGACACCGTAAGCGTCGGACTGGCCTACCGGCTCTCGGACGCGCGTGGCAGCCAGCCGAAGCCCGAACAGACGCTGAACGCGTTCAAGTCCCACCCGGCGGTCGCGCCGCTGCTGCGGAACGCACGCACCGTCGAGTACACCGCCAAGACGATCCCCGAGGGCGGCCCGGAGGCGGTGCCGGAACTCGTCCACGACGGCGCCGTCCTGGTGGGCGACACTGCGGGGCTCGTGTTGAACAACGGCGTCCACCTCGAGGGCACCAACATGGCCGTCGAAAGCGGCTACCTCGCGGCGAAGGCGATCGCGAGCGCCGCAGACCGCGACCGGACTGACGCAGCCGCGTTGCGGTCGTATCCCGAGGAGCTCGAGGAGTCGTTCGTGATGCAGAACCTCGAGCGGTACGAATGGATGATCGACCGCGTCAAGGAGGACAAGGAGCTGCTGTTCGAGACGCTCCCGCAGGCGGTTGCAGACGCGAGTACCGAGTACTTCCGGATGGACCGCCAGACGAAGGAAAAACACGCAGACGAGGCGAAAGACCGTCTCCTCGAGGCCGTCGGCGGCTGGACGGGGGCGGCGAAGCTGGCATACAGATACAACAAGATGATACGGTGA
- a CDS encoding electron transfer flavoprotein subunit alpha/FixB family protein, giving the protein MTEAEQQVADAEDVWVFIEEHAGEVMNVSWELLAEGRTLADKIDEQLVAIVIGEDVDDVAEEAIQRGADRALVADDPVFEPYRADPYGTQFRHMVEEWNPSIVLIGGTHTGRDFAGRVAVPTWAGLTADVTKLDVDEDGLLQAKRPAFGGNVLATIVCEDHRPQMATVRAGVFEAAEPDPDREGEIEHVDVVVSEEETISEVIERVIGDTADITDADRIVAVGGGAEGDVSPAVELAEALDAELAASRKAVDEGWVEASRQVGQTGKTVRPELYVALGISGAIQHLEGMKDSRVVVAINDDPNAAIFEHADYGIVGDIFEIVPQLVEAIEAGAELQEVAQ; this is encoded by the coding sequence ATGACCGAGGCGGAACAGCAGGTCGCCGACGCCGAGGACGTGTGGGTGTTCATCGAAGAGCACGCTGGCGAGGTAATGAACGTCTCCTGGGAGCTGCTCGCCGAGGGACGCACACTTGCCGACAAGATCGATGAACAGCTGGTCGCAATAGTGATCGGTGAAGACGTCGACGACGTCGCCGAGGAGGCGATCCAGCGGGGGGCCGACCGGGCGCTCGTTGCGGACGATCCCGTCTTCGAGCCGTACCGGGCGGACCCATACGGCACCCAGTTCCGGCACATGGTCGAGGAGTGGAACCCGTCGATAGTACTGATCGGTGGTACCCACACCGGCCGCGACTTCGCTGGCCGGGTGGCCGTGCCGACCTGGGCCGGCCTCACCGCCGACGTCACCAAACTCGACGTCGATGAGGACGGTCTGCTGCAGGCCAAACGACCCGCATTCGGCGGGAACGTACTCGCGACGATCGTCTGTGAGGATCACCGCCCGCAGATGGCGACGGTCCGTGCGGGCGTGTTCGAGGCGGCCGAACCCGATCCCGACCGCGAAGGCGAGATCGAACACGTCGACGTCGTCGTCAGCGAGGAGGAGACGATCTCCGAGGTGATCGAGCGCGTGATCGGCGACACGGCCGACATCACCGACGCCGACCGCATCGTCGCCGTCGGCGGCGGGGCCGAAGGCGACGTTTCGCCCGCCGTCGAACTCGCGGAAGCGCTGGACGCCGAACTCGCCGCGAGCCGCAAGGCGGTCGACGAGGGCTGGGTTGAGGCCTCCCGCCAGGTCGGACAGACCGGCAAGACGGTCCGGCCGGAGCTGTACGTCGCCCTCGGCATTTCGGGGGCGATCCAGCATCTCGAAGGGATGAAAGACAGCCGCGTCGTGGTCGCGATCAACGACGATCCGAACGCGGCGATCTTCGAGCACGCCGACTACGGCATCGTCGGTGATATCTTCGAGATCGTCCCGCAGCTGGTCGAAGCGATCGAAGCCGGTGCGGAACTCCAGGAGGTGGCACAATGA
- a CDS encoding DUF420 domain-containing protein: METPVVRGPVRDRPLAVTIALSLVGYVAVLGVFLSPSFAALFPRLSQPQVEFLTHAIAAVNSLTIVTLSLGWYWIRAGEVRKHAAAMTTSFVLILIFLGMYLPRVAGGGTKYFVGPDPAFYAYLAMLGIHIALSILAVPVVLYAIVLGLTHTERELRTETPHRRIGRIAAASWLLSLILGVVAYLLLNHVYGSEYEAAQAAAIVLL; this comes from the coding sequence ATGGAGACGCCAGTCGTTCGCGGCCCGGTTCGGGACCGTCCACTCGCAGTCACGATCGCCCTCTCGCTCGTCGGTTACGTCGCCGTGCTCGGTGTGTTCCTCTCGCCGTCGTTCGCGGCGCTTTTCCCCCGGTTGTCACAACCCCAGGTCGAGTTTCTCACCCACGCGATCGCCGCCGTGAACTCCCTTACGATCGTCACGCTCTCGCTGGGCTGGTACTGGATCCGGGCCGGCGAGGTGAGGAAACACGCCGCGGCGATGACGACCTCGTTCGTGTTGATCCTGATCTTCCTCGGAATGTATCTCCCACGGGTCGCCGGCGGCGGGACGAAGTACTTCGTCGGTCCCGATCCCGCCTTCTATGCGTATCTGGCGATGCTCGGGATCCACATCGCGCTGTCTATCCTCGCGGTTCCTGTGGTGCTGTATGCGATCGTGCTGGGGCTCACTCACACCGAACGGGAACTCCGGACGGAGACGCCACACCGCCGGATCGGACGCATCGCGGCCGCCTCGTGGCTGCTGTCGTTGATCCTCGGTGTCGTTGCGTATCTCCTGTTGAACCACGTGTACGGCTCCGAGTACGAGGCCGCACAGGCTGCCGCTATCGTCCTGTTGTAG